From the genome of Acidimicrobiales bacterium:
TGGCGTCCGGTGGGCCCGTTGCAGATGACATCTCGTCGGTCGGATCAGGAGGCGGGTCCGGTGGCTGAGGTACACGGGTCGGTGGTGATCGACGGCGTCGTGCTCGTCGACCCGGTGGTGCACGGCGACGAGCGGGGCCTGTTCGTCGAGACGTGGCGCCAGGAGTGGCTACCCGACGTACCGGAGATGGTCCAGGCCAACCGGGCCGACCGGACGGCTGGCACGGTCGTGGGCCTGCACTACCACCGCCACCAGGCCGACTACTGGTACGTGGTGGCCGGGCGGGCACGGGTGGTGCTCCACGACCTGCGGGTCGGCTCGCCGACCCTCGGGGCGACCCTGGAGCTGGACCTGGGTGGCGCCGGCCCGGAGCGCCACCGTGGCGTGTACATCCCACCGGGGGTGGCCCACGGGTTCGCAGCGGTCACCGACGTGACGCTCACCTACCTGGTGGACGGCTACCACGACCCGGACGACGAGCTGGGGGTGGCCTGGGACGATCCGGCCATCGGTGCCGACTGGGGGGTGGCCGAGCCGGTCCTGTCGGCCCGCGACCTCGCCAACCCGGCTTGCGCTGACCTCGCCGACGAGTTCAGGCCGTTGTTCGGGGAGCGTTGACGTGCGCCTGCTCGTGACCGG
Proteins encoded in this window:
- a CDS encoding dTDP-4-dehydrorhamnose 3,5-epimerase: MAEVHGSVVIDGVVLVDPVVHGDERGLFVETWRQEWLPDVPEMVQANRADRTAGTVVGLHYHRHQADYWYVVAGRARVVLHDLRVGSPTLGATLELDLGGAGPERHRGVYIPPGVAHGFAAVTDVTLTYLVDGYHDPDDELGVAWDDPAIGADWGVAEPVLSARDLANPACADLADEFRPLFGER